A single region of the Bacillus cereus genome encodes:
- a CDS encoding DUF1878 family protein, protein MDVVRRLEQAEYYVDLLFKMIDEEKCPFYSLIIKKKARKKDIERILNLCEKLNEQYVKEKAEGFLLFDALLDQFEKALPHQLEVNETAEALVKQGLFVPLMNEFLRMIAKR, encoded by the coding sequence ATGGACGTTGTAAGAAGACTAGAACAAGCTGAATATTACGTAGACCTACTATTTAAAATGATTGATGAAGAAAAGTGTCCATTTTATTCTTTAATCATAAAGAAAAAAGCTCGTAAAAAAGATATTGAACGTATACTAAATCTTTGTGAAAAGCTGAACGAACAATACGTAAAGGAGAAAGCGGAAGGCTTTCTATTGTTCGATGCGCTGTTAGATCAATTTGAAAAAGCGCTTCCACATCAGCTCGAAGTAAACGAAACTGCGGAAGCGCTAGTAAAACAAGGCTTATTTGTGCCACTTATGAATGAATTTTTACGCATGATTGCGAAAAGATAA
- a CDS encoding HIT family protein, translating into MNHTADNCIFCKIIDGQIPCSKVYEDEHVLAFLDISQVTKGHTLVIPKVHKQDIFALTPEIASHIFAVVPKIANAMKAEFNPVGFNLLNNNGEKAGQTVFHFHLHLIPRYGENDGFGAVWKSHQNEYTMENLQNIASTIANSVK; encoded by the coding sequence ATGAATCATACAGCGGACAATTGTATTTTTTGTAAAATTATTGACGGGCAAATCCCTTGTTCAAAAGTATACGAAGATGAACATGTGCTTGCATTTTTAGATATTAGTCAAGTAACAAAAGGACATACTCTTGTTATTCCAAAAGTTCACAAACAAGACATTTTTGCGTTAACGCCAGAAATCGCATCACATATTTTTGCTGTCGTTCCAAAAATCGCAAATGCAATGAAAGCAGAATTTAATCCAGTTGGCTTCAACTTGCTTAACAATAACGGCGAGAAAGCTGGACAAACTGTATTCCACTTCCACCTTCATTTAATTCCACGCTACGGTGAAAACGATGGTTTCGGTGCTGTCTGGAAATCACACCAAAATGAATACACTATGGAAAATTTACAAAACATCGCAAGTACAATTGCAAATAGTGTGAAATAG
- the ecsA gene encoding ABC transporter ATP-binding protein EcsA has protein sequence MSELLRVENVTGGYTKRPVLKDVSFSVNKGELVGLIGLNGAGKSTTIKHIIGLMEPKKGTVTINGKTIRDDMTAYRSSFSFIPETPVLYDELTLEEHLKLTAMAYGVDEKQYEERVGQLLQEFRMKNRLKWFPSHFSKGMKQKVMIMSAFLVEPSLYIVDEPFVGLDPLAIQSLLQMMDQMKKSGAGILMSTHILATAERYCDSFIILHQGEVRAMGTLSELQSGFNMPGATLDDIYIALTKEEDYE, from the coding sequence ATGAGCGAGTTATTGCGTGTAGAAAATGTTACAGGAGGATATACGAAACGACCTGTACTAAAAGATGTTTCGTTCTCTGTGAATAAAGGCGAGCTTGTCGGCTTAATCGGTTTAAATGGAGCTGGTAAAAGTACGACAATTAAACATATCATCGGTTTAATGGAGCCGAAAAAAGGAACTGTCACAATTAACGGGAAAACAATTCGTGATGATATGACAGCGTACCGTTCTAGTTTCTCCTTCATTCCAGAAACGCCAGTATTATATGATGAGTTAACGTTAGAAGAGCATTTGAAATTAACAGCGATGGCGTACGGTGTAGATGAAAAACAATATGAAGAACGCGTAGGACAACTATTACAAGAGTTTCGCATGAAAAATCGTTTGAAATGGTTTCCGTCTCATTTCTCAAAAGGGATGAAACAAAAAGTAATGATTATGAGTGCATTTTTAGTTGAACCATCTCTTTACATTGTGGACGAACCTTTCGTTGGTCTTGATCCTTTAGCGATTCAATCGCTTCTTCAAATGATGGATCAAATGAAAAAGAGTGGTGCGGGTATTTTAATGAGTACACATATTTTAGCGACAGCAGAGCGCTATTGTGATTCATTCATTATTTTGCATCAAGGTGAAGTGAGAGCGATGGGAACATTATCAGAACTTCAATCCGGGTTTAATATGCCAGGTGCAACGTTAGATGATATTTACATTGCATTAACAAAGGAAGAAGATTATGAATAG
- a CDS encoding APC family permease, translating into MKDDIQLKRSLTFFQLVLLGLAYMAPLTVFTTFGVVESLSKGVIPTAYILALCAMLFTAYSYGQMTKAYPISGSAYTYTQKSLNPGLGFMVGWVILMDYLFIPMINFLIISLYLSEYLPSIPSSIWIIAMIIIVTVINVVGTKVTITMNMIFLGFQYIVLIVFCALCINSLLNGVGEGTLFSLRPFMNPDSSIIAAFSGASILCLSFLGFDALTTFAEETIQPKRTIPKAIFFVICFSGMCYIIVSYLAHLIHPDYLAYKSLDTAAVEIARMIGGNLFNALFLAGMVVTSFTSALASHASVSRILYAMGRDSVLPKSFFAYIHPRFQTPIKNIILVSIFALVSLFTDLVTITSFINFGALIAFTFVNISVIAHYFIKRGQRSLKSTILYLLIPLIGACITIKLWSDLDKMSLILGGIWTIMGIVYLLYITKFFRVQPPQMNFDELPKEDGQEVSI; encoded by the coding sequence GTGAAAGATGACATTCAGTTAAAGCGTTCGTTGACTTTTTTTCAACTTGTATTGCTAGGTTTAGCCTATATGGCACCATTAACGGTATTTACTACGTTTGGCGTAGTGGAATCTTTATCAAAAGGAGTGATACCAACAGCCTATATACTTGCGCTATGTGCGATGTTATTTACAGCATATAGTTATGGACAAATGACAAAAGCGTATCCAATTTCGGGATCAGCTTATACGTATACACAAAAGTCATTAAATCCAGGATTAGGTTTCATGGTTGGTTGGGTAATTTTAATGGATTATTTGTTTATCCCCATGATTAACTTCCTCATTATTTCACTCTATTTATCGGAATATCTGCCTTCTATTCCTTCTAGTATATGGATTATTGCGATGATTATAATTGTGACAGTAATTAATGTTGTAGGGACAAAAGTAACGATTACAATGAATATGATTTTTTTAGGGTTCCAATATATCGTATTGATAGTTTTTTGTGCTCTATGTATTAATTCACTTCTTAATGGAGTAGGAGAGGGAACATTATTTTCATTAAGACCGTTTATGAATCCAGATTCTTCAATAATTGCAGCATTTTCAGGGGCATCTATACTTTGTTTATCCTTTTTAGGGTTTGATGCTTTAACAACTTTTGCAGAGGAAACAATTCAACCAAAAAGAACTATTCCTAAAGCGATTTTCTTTGTCATTTGCTTTTCTGGAATGTGTTATATTATCGTCTCATATCTAGCACATCTAATACATCCAGACTATTTGGCATATAAAAGTTTAGATACGGCAGCTGTTGAAATCGCTAGAATGATAGGCGGAAATTTATTTAATGCTTTGTTTCTTGCAGGAATGGTTGTAACTTCATTCACATCCGCTTTAGCTTCTCATGCTAGTGTTTCGCGTATTTTATATGCAATGGGGAGGGACTCTGTACTACCAAAATCATTTTTTGCCTATATACATCCGCGTTTTCAAACGCCTATCAAAAATATTATTTTAGTGAGTATTTTTGCTTTGGTATCACTATTTACTGACCTTGTTACAATTACATCTTTTATTAACTTCGGTGCATTGATTGCTTTTACATTTGTGAATATTTCCGTCATCGCACATTATTTTATTAAACGGGGACAAAGGTCATTAAAATCTACGATTCTCTATTTGTTAATACCGCTAATTGGTGCATGTATAACAATTAAATTGTGGAGTGATTTAGACAAGATGTCTCTCATACTGGGAGGAATATGGACCATTATGGGTATTGTGTATCTTCTATATATAACAAAATTCTTCCGTGTTCAACCACCACAGATGAATTTTGATGAATTGCCAAAAGAAGATGGACAAGAAGTATCTATTTAG
- the ecsC gene encoding ecs operon protein EcsC, whose translation MITYEEKVIKELEQWKATFMKDSSMMTRFSKKVQVKVQQLVPAKVQKVLTETIRMMVQTISAGSNFIKPKLKETNWSLQRRDDEVRKKMDEYKKVAAAEGAGTGAGGILLGLADFPLLLTIKIKFLFDAATLYGFDTSKQEERLFILHVFQLAFSSDDYRKEVWKAIETWDTEEENHMDWEKFQTEYRDYIDLAKMLQLVPIIGAPVGAYANYQLLQRLGEVTMNCYRMRLLNRN comes from the coding sequence ATGATTACATATGAAGAGAAGGTTATAAAAGAATTGGAGCAGTGGAAAGCTACATTCATGAAAGATTCTTCTATGATGACACGGTTCTCTAAAAAAGTGCAGGTGAAAGTGCAACAACTAGTGCCCGCGAAAGTGCAAAAGGTACTAACAGAAACGATTCGGATGATGGTGCAAACAATTAGCGCTGGATCAAACTTCATAAAACCGAAGCTAAAAGAAACGAACTGGTCACTGCAAAGACGAGACGATGAAGTCCGTAAAAAAATGGATGAGTACAAAAAAGTCGCAGCGGCAGAAGGGGCAGGAACAGGAGCAGGTGGTATTCTCCTTGGCCTTGCCGATTTCCCGTTATTACTGACCATTAAAATAAAATTTTTATTTGATGCAGCAACATTGTACGGATTTGATACGAGTAAACAAGAAGAACGCCTCTTTATTCTTCACGTTTTCCAGCTTGCTTTTTCAAGTGACGATTACCGAAAAGAAGTATGGAAAGCAATTGAAACGTGGGATACAGAAGAAGAAAATCATATGGACTGGGAAAAGTTCCAAACAGAGTACCGAGACTATATCGATTTAGCAAAAATGCTTCAACTCGTTCCAATCATCGGTGCCCCGGTTGGCGCATATGCGAATTATCAATTGTTGCAAAGACTTGGAGAAGTGACGATGAATTGTTATCGTATGCGATTGCTTAATAGAAATTAA
- a CDS encoding YtxH domain-containing protein yields the protein MSKAKSFITGVLCGGAVAGLAVLFSTPSSGKAMRGKLKEKGTDIKKTLADITADTKLLKRQIVETASEGKEVFQELKDDMQDTLSNWKQDISQNKRHIEKEILDIQKSIEKLQEAVPEKA from the coding sequence ATGTCAAAAGCTAAATCCTTTATTACAGGTGTACTTTGCGGCGGAGCAGTTGCTGGACTAGCCGTTCTTTTCTCAACTCCTTCTTCTGGTAAAGCCATGCGCGGTAAGCTGAAAGAAAAAGGAACTGATATTAAAAAGACATTAGCTGATATTACAGCTGATACGAAGTTGTTAAAGCGCCAAATCGTTGAAACTGCTTCAGAAGGTAAAGAAGTATTTCAAGAACTAAAAGACGATATGCAAGACACGCTTTCTAACTGGAAACAAGATATTTCTCAAAACAAACGACATATTGAAAAAGAAATTTTAGACATTCAAAAGTCAATTGAGAAACTACAAGAAGCCGTTCCAGAAAAAGCGTAA
- a CDS encoding ABC transporter permease: MNSTALWKERFRHFLKEVRTYSKYVFNDHLKFIFVFIIGAGAYYYQQWLQTLTSSFPTALVMAVILGLVLTAGSIQTLLKEADLVYLLPVEEKLKPYFTKAFLFTFMIQLYIIAIVAAALAPLYFQQMKQTGAAYIWIVIAFVIVKAWNLFVAWEKSFLTDQSVQKADWFIRFILNGLFVYFLVERTSVIFTGVIVFLMVLYLAVMHQKVKGKPLNWEYLISEEGKKMMLLYRIANMFVDVPALKERVSRRKWLDFILSMIGEKRTYLYLYTRTFLRSGNYFGLYVRLLALGGVILYFIPFLYGRFIVSFIFLYLIGYQLLTLWKHHRMKIWLDLYPVKIDEKKKDFLTLLNAILIIGSVIFTVIFALATKDFMMTGILLVVSILFSIGFVYQYGAKRIERLN, encoded by the coding sequence ATGAATAGCACAGCGTTATGGAAAGAACGGTTTCGACACTTTCTAAAAGAAGTTCGTACATATAGTAAATACGTATTTAATGATCATTTGAAATTTATTTTCGTATTTATCATCGGTGCAGGAGCGTATTATTACCAGCAATGGTTACAAACGTTAACATCTTCGTTTCCGACAGCGCTCGTTATGGCGGTCATACTTGGCCTCGTGTTAACAGCGGGGTCAATCCAAACATTATTAAAAGAAGCGGACCTCGTTTATTTGCTGCCAGTTGAAGAAAAGTTAAAGCCTTACTTTACAAAGGCATTTCTCTTTACGTTTATGATTCAGTTATACATAATCGCAATCGTAGCGGCTGCGCTTGCCCCGTTATACTTCCAGCAAATGAAACAAACAGGAGCGGCTTACATATGGATTGTAATCGCGTTCGTCATTGTAAAGGCGTGGAATTTATTCGTTGCGTGGGAAAAATCATTTTTAACAGATCAAAGCGTTCAAAAAGCAGATTGGTTCATTCGTTTTATCTTAAACGGCTTATTTGTGTACTTCCTTGTAGAACGTACTTCAGTCATTTTTACCGGTGTAATTGTCTTTTTAATGGTGCTATACCTCGCTGTTATGCATCAAAAGGTGAAGGGAAAGCCGCTGAACTGGGAGTATTTAATTTCTGAAGAAGGTAAAAAAATGATGCTGCTGTACCGCATTGCGAATATGTTCGTTGATGTACCAGCGTTAAAAGAGAGAGTATCACGCCGAAAATGGCTTGATTTCATCCTTTCGATGATCGGTGAGAAACGTACATATTTATACTTATATACGAGAACGTTTTTAAGATCCGGTAACTATTTTGGATTATATGTGCGCCTGCTCGCTCTTGGCGGAGTTATTCTTTACTTCATACCGTTTTTATATGGACGATTTATCGTAAGTTTTATTTTCCTATACTTAATCGGTTATCAGCTATTAACTTTATGGAAACATCACCGCATGAAAATTTGGCTTGATTTGTATCCAGTAAAGATAGATGAAAAGAAGAAAGATTTTCTTACTTTATTAAATGCGATTCTAATCATCGGGAGCGTAATCTTTACAGTTATATTTGCACTAGCAACGAAAGATTTCATGATGACAGGAATTTTACTAGTCGTAAGCATATTATTTAGTATTGGTTTCGTTTATCAATACGGTGCAAAGCGTATTGAGCGTTTAAATTGA
- a CDS encoding carbon-nitrogen hydrolase: MSEVTIGLVQLACNENIKGNIERTIAKVKESAEKGAQIICLQELYHAEYFAQNVSVRNYELAIPFEHEALQAMQRLAEELHVVIIVPFYEWVAQGIYFNSAAVFDADGKYLGTTRKNHIPDGPSYHEKYYFTPGNTGYPVYSTKYGKIGIGICWDEWFPEVARILTLKGAEILFYPSAIGSEPDYPELSTKPVWTKAISAHSIHNGVFVAAVNRVGKEKDMCFYGGSFISNPMGDIVCSLGEEEGILIRKIDTKEINEARNLLQFLRDRRTDTYSLILEKEVLNR, encoded by the coding sequence ATGAGTGAAGTGACAATTGGGCTAGTTCAATTAGCGTGTAATGAGAATATCAAGGGGAATATAGAAAGAACAATAGCAAAGGTAAAAGAATCAGCGGAAAAGGGAGCACAGATTATTTGTTTACAGGAGTTATATCATGCTGAATACTTTGCTCAAAACGTTTCGGTTCGTAATTATGAACTGGCAATTCCTTTTGAACATGAAGCATTACAAGCGATGCAAAGGTTAGCGGAAGAACTTCATGTGGTTATAATTGTTCCTTTTTATGAATGGGTGGCACAAGGGATTTATTTTAACAGTGCAGCAGTGTTCGATGCTGACGGTAAATATTTAGGAACAACACGTAAAAATCATATTCCAGATGGACCGAGTTACCATGAGAAATATTATTTCACACCAGGAAATACAGGGTATCCAGTATATAGTACAAAGTATGGGAAAATAGGAATCGGGATCTGCTGGGATGAATGGTTCCCTGAAGTAGCACGAATTTTGACATTAAAAGGAGCAGAAATATTATTTTATCCTTCTGCAATTGGCTCTGAACCAGATTATCCAGAATTATCAACAAAACCAGTTTGGACAAAAGCTATTTCAGCTCATAGTATTCATAACGGTGTATTTGTAGCAGCTGTAAATCGAGTTGGGAAAGAAAAGGACATGTGTTTCTATGGAGGAAGTTTTATCAGTAATCCAATGGGGGACATTGTTTGTTCTTTAGGAGAGGAGGAAGGAATACTCATCCGAAAAATTGATACAAAGGAAATTAATGAAGCACGTAATCTATTGCAATTTTTAAGAGATCGTCGCACGGACACATATTCGCTAATTTTAGAAAAAGAAGTTCTAAACAGATAA
- a CDS encoding DUF1657 domain-containing protein → MTAITKLKQTISGLKSAQACLEGFVLDTDNQQAKQLYQNAAQQTQTIIDSLEPRVQEVQQDEPQYNQ, encoded by the coding sequence ATGACAGCAATTACTAAGCTTAAACAAACTATTTCTGGATTAAAAAGTGCTCAAGCATGTTTAGAAGGATTTGTTCTTGATACTGACAATCAGCAAGCAAAACAACTGTATCAAAATGCAGCTCAGCAAACGCAGACAATTATTGATTCTTTAGAACCACGTGTTCAGGAGGTTCAACAAGATGAGCCCCAGTATAATCAATAA
- the prsA gene encoding peptidylprolyl isomerase PrsA — MKKAMLALAATSVIALSACGTSSSSDKIVTSKAGDITKEEFYNQMKTQAGKQVLNNMVMEKVLIKNYKVDDKEVDKKYDEMKKQVGDQFDTLLKQQGLKEETVKNGVRASLAQEQAIAKAITDKDLQAKYEDYKQEIKASHILVKDEETAKKVKEELAQGKSFEELAKKYSEDPGSKEKGGDLGFFGPDKMVKEFDEAARKLKKDEVSEPVKTQHGYHIIKVTDTHADKTFDQAKADIKKEVVQEKSQDAQFMNDLMMKEIKKADVKVDDKDLKDLFEEPKADAKKDAKK; from the coding sequence ATGAAGAAAGCTATGCTTGCCTTAGCCGCAACAAGTGTAATCGCATTATCAGCATGTGGAACATCATCATCATCAGACAAAATTGTTACATCTAAAGCTGGTGACATCACTAAAGAAGAGTTCTACAATCAAATGAAGACACAAGCTGGTAAACAAGTACTAAATAACATGGTTATGGAAAAAGTACTTATCAAAAACTACAAAGTCGATGACAAAGAAGTAGACAAAAAGTACGATGAAATGAAAAAGCAAGTCGGTGATCAATTCGATACACTATTGAAACAACAAGGCCTTAAAGAAGAAACAGTTAAAAACGGTGTTCGCGCTTCATTAGCTCAAGAACAAGCAATTGCAAAAGCAATCACTGATAAAGACTTACAAGCAAAATATGAAGACTATAAGCAAGAAATTAAAGCAAGCCATATTCTTGTAAAAGATGAAGAGACTGCTAAAAAAGTGAAAGAAGAACTTGCACAAGGTAAATCTTTCGAAGAGTTAGCGAAAAAGTACTCTGAAGATCCAGGTTCAAAAGAAAAAGGTGGCGACTTAGGATTCTTCGGACCAGATAAAATGGTTAAAGAATTCGATGAAGCTGCTCGTAAGCTGAAAAAAGACGAAGTAAGTGAGCCAGTAAAAACACAACATGGTTACCATATCATTAAAGTAACTGATACTCATGCTGACAAAACTTTCGATCAAGCAAAAGCTGACATCAAAAAAGAAGTAGTTCAAGAAAAATCACAAGACGCTCAATTTATGAACGATCTTATGATGAAAGAAATCAAAAAAGCTGACGTAAAAGTTGACGACAAAGATTTGAAAGATCTTTTCGAAGAACCAAAAGCTGACGCTAAAAAAGACGCAAAGAAATAA
- a CDS encoding HTH-type transcriptional regulator Hpr, with protein MKSGEKDYSVKEAMIFSQRIAQLSKALWKCVEKDWQQWIKPYDLNINEHHILSIAYHLKGASISEIAKFGVMHVSTAFNFSKKLEERGYLVFSKKEDDKRNTYIEITDKGEELLLRLMEEYDPENNSVFNGALALRNFYGKFPENIELIAILRNIYGQDFIDIFEKSLENIEENFTESDQKLVKK; from the coding sequence ATGAAAAGTGGAGAAAAAGATTACTCGGTAAAAGAAGCGATGATTTTCAGCCAACGCATTGCTCAATTATCAAAAGCGTTATGGAAGTGCGTAGAGAAAGATTGGCAACAGTGGATTAAACCTTACGATTTGAACATTAATGAGCATCACATTTTATCAATCGCTTATCATTTAAAAGGGGCTTCTATTTCTGAGATTGCTAAGTTTGGAGTTATGCACGTATCAACGGCGTTTAACTTCTCTAAAAAGCTAGAAGAACGCGGCTATCTTGTATTCTCGAAAAAAGAAGATGATAAACGAAATACGTACATTGAAATTACAGACAAAGGGGAAGAATTACTACTTCGCTTAATGGAGGAGTATGATCCTGAAAATAATTCTGTGTTTAATGGGGCACTTGCTCTTCGTAATTTTTACGGTAAGTTCCCAGAAAATATCGAACTTATCGCAATCCTGCGTAATATTTACGGACAAGACTTCATCGATATTTTTGAGAAATCATTAGAGAATATTGAGGAGAACTTTACGGAGTCCGATCAAAAATTAGTTAAAAAATAA
- a CDS encoding (Fe-S)-binding protein gives MKVSIFITCVADVFYPEVGKDVVEILEDLGCEVDFPKTQTCCGQPAYNSGYVKETKTAAKHMIEAFASSEYVVAPSGSCAMMVHEFSSLFSESEAEWKKKATELGNKTYEFTQFLVEVLGKEDLGAELHKKATVHTSCHMSRLMGIKEPPQKLLKCVKGLEVVSLPHNYDCCGFGGTFSVKMPEISEEMVEEKVKHIMETGAELLIGMDCSCLMNIKGRLTRNGYPIDVKHIAQVLNEDRK, from the coding sequence ATGAAAGTATCAATATTTATTACTTGTGTTGCAGATGTTTTTTATCCAGAAGTAGGGAAAGATGTTGTGGAAATTCTTGAAGATTTAGGGTGTGAAGTTGATTTTCCAAAAACGCAAACTTGCTGCGGACAACCTGCTTATAATAGCGGGTATGTGAAAGAAACAAAAACAGCTGCAAAACATATGATTGAAGCCTTTGCTAGTTCAGAGTATGTTGTGGCGCCATCGGGGTCTTGCGCTATGATGGTTCACGAGTTTTCTAGCTTATTTTCTGAAAGTGAAGCGGAGTGGAAGAAAAAAGCAACTGAACTCGGGAATAAAACGTATGAATTCACACAATTTCTCGTTGAAGTATTAGGGAAAGAAGATTTAGGTGCAGAGCTTCATAAAAAAGCAACGGTTCATACGTCTTGTCATATGAGCCGATTAATGGGGATTAAGGAACCGCCGCAAAAATTATTAAAGTGTGTAAAGGGACTGGAAGTTGTTTCATTGCCGCATAATTATGATTGCTGCGGATTTGGAGGGACATTCTCGGTGAAAATGCCAGAGATCTCTGAAGAAATGGTTGAGGAAAAAGTAAAGCATATTATGGAAACCGGTGCGGAATTGTTAATTGGGATGGATTGTAGCTGCTTAATGAATATAAAAGGGCGTTTAACACGTAATGGCTACCCAATTGATGTAAAACATATTGCTCAAGTATTAAATGAAGATCGAAAATAA
- a CDS encoding amidohydrolase has protein sequence MRKKADMILSSHAVFTGIGEKPISASIIVKDEKIIALVPKEDIHGYVDADTIVRDFGNQLIMPGFHDFHIHLMLGSLVSEGVQLIHARSAREVGKFVKEFAERNKEINCVIGSSWEQNLWEIHEEPHRMILDEYIADRPVFLYHAEFHSVWLNSKALEMAGINKETKSPPYGEIVRDQNGEPTGVLKENAVGLVTSVLQFNSKRNRTLLQNFLIEAAKYGVTSVHDLLRIPEMGVEEAELYDEFEKIGKLTTRIHFVAPLNGDLNLAKSLKEKYQSSMVQFCGFKQFIDGVTTSYTAYLLEPYNEETTRGHTTYPPEIIKKWTVAADKEGFRVRFHAIGDGAVRLALDAFEEAEIQNGKRDARHAIEHVEMIHPNDIERFQKLGVLASIQPEHINLTSREVYRRLIGSERMQYNYLMKTLMDAGTKLVFGSDYPVVTVNPLPEIYRAVTRLDDEGVEWNSQEKISLAEALRAYTYTPAYASFRENELGIIEEGKLADIVVLDRNLFTVPVEEIKDAKVTFTVVNGNIVFQNEKESIKN, from the coding sequence ATGAGAAAAAAAGCGGATATGATTTTAAGTAGTCATGCTGTATTTACAGGTATAGGAGAAAAACCTATCTCGGCATCAATTATTGTTAAGGATGAAAAGATTATTGCTCTTGTTCCGAAAGAAGATATTCATGGTTATGTAGATGCTGACACAATTGTACGTGATTTTGGAAATCAGCTTATTATGCCTGGATTTCATGATTTCCATATTCATTTAATGTTAGGAAGTTTAGTAAGTGAGGGAGTACAGTTAATTCATGCGCGTTCAGCTAGAGAAGTTGGAAAGTTTGTAAAGGAATTTGCTGAACGAAATAAAGAGATAAACTGTGTAATTGGAAGCAGTTGGGAACAGAATTTGTGGGAAATTCATGAAGAGCCACATCGGATGATATTGGATGAGTATATTGCAGATCGACCAGTGTTTTTATACCATGCTGAATTTCATAGTGTTTGGTTAAATAGTAAAGCACTTGAAATGGCAGGGATTAATAAAGAAACTAAGAGTCCACCATATGGAGAAATCGTTAGGGATCAAAATGGTGAGCCAACAGGAGTCTTAAAGGAAAATGCAGTCGGGTTAGTAACTAGCGTATTGCAGTTTAACTCTAAACGAAATAGGACACTGCTTCAAAATTTTTTAATAGAAGCTGCGAAATATGGAGTAACCTCTGTGCATGATTTATTGAGGATACCAGAAATGGGCGTGGAAGAAGCGGAGTTATATGATGAATTTGAAAAGATAGGAAAATTAACAACGAGAATTCATTTTGTTGCGCCGCTAAATGGAGATTTAAACTTAGCAAAATCCTTAAAGGAAAAATACCAATCTAGTATGGTTCAATTTTGCGGGTTTAAACAATTTATTGATGGAGTAACAACTAGTTATACGGCATATTTACTTGAACCATATAATGAAGAAACGACAAGAGGTCATACTACATATCCACCAGAAATCATAAAAAAATGGACAGTAGCGGCTGATAAGGAGGGCTTTCGCGTAAGATTTCATGCAATAGGAGATGGAGCTGTACGTTTAGCGTTAGATGCTTTTGAAGAGGCTGAAATACAGAATGGAAAAAGAGATGCAAGGCACGCAATTGAGCATGTCGAAATGATTCATCCCAATGATATTGAGAGGTTTCAAAAATTAGGGGTGTTGGCGTCTATCCAGCCTGAACATATTAATCTTACAAGTCGAGAAGTATATAGAAGGTTAATTGGATCAGAAAGAATGCAATACAATTACTTGATGAAAACATTAATGGATGCAGGAACAAAGCTTGTATTTGGCAGCGATTATCCTGTTGTTACAGTAAACCCGTTACCAGAAATTTACCGCGCTGTAACAAGGCTAGATGATGAAGGTGTGGAATGGAATTCGCAAGAGAAAATATCATTAGCGGAAGCGTTACGAGCATACACGTATACTCCTGCGTATGCCTCATTTCGCGAAAATGAACTAGGCATAATAGAAGAAGGGAAGCTAGCTGACATAGTTGTGCTAGATCGGAATTTGTTTACTGTACCGGTGGAAGAAATTAAAGATGCTAAGGTTACTTTTACAGTGGTAAATGGAAATATAGTTTTTCAGAATGAAAAAGAAAGTATAAAGAATTAA